A stretch of Myroides oncorhynchi DNA encodes these proteins:
- a CDS encoding sensor histidine kinase codes for MVINWRRHILLATSFGIILSLTISYFSFQDKGMSFFELFGNTRFQKATFFSFVLSVLIYLANFVTSSFVSWGIERHEKKINGLLSKKASNIAFFINGMVTSVVSYYLFLAIMLNLFYDLSFTDFYNGDHMRFGNFLAIVLISVFILLVVFVFAYNDQMRLLELKNKEIEIALQKSQIASMKEQLSPHFLFNNMNVLISTIQEDPVKAEQFARSFSKIYRYVLEKLDYTSCALSDELKFIADYVYLLNVRYDDAIDFSIDDKVFKYGDVEVPTLSLQILIENVVKHNTIPSEGKIRVELRIGENGLVLCNEKCAKPKQVDSTGLGLQNLSKRSMLLFKQDIVIKDLEDSFSVRIPLVRKDS; via the coding sequence ATGGTTATTAATTGGCGTCGACATATTCTATTAGCTACCAGCTTTGGAATAATCTTAAGTTTAACGATATCGTATTTTTCTTTTCAAGATAAAGGAATGAGCTTTTTTGAGTTGTTTGGCAATACTCGTTTTCAGAAGGCTACATTCTTCTCATTTGTTTTATCTGTACTTATTTATTTGGCTAATTTCGTTACAAGTAGTTTTGTCTCTTGGGGAATAGAAAGACATGAGAAGAAGATAAATGGACTGCTGAGTAAAAAGGCTAGTAATATAGCATTCTTTATAAATGGAATGGTAACTTCTGTTGTGTCCTATTACTTGTTTTTAGCCATAATGCTCAATCTCTTTTATGATCTTTCTTTTACAGATTTTTATAATGGAGACCATATGCGTTTTGGCAATTTTTTAGCTATTGTGTTGATTAGTGTATTTATTTTACTTGTTGTATTTGTATTTGCCTATAATGATCAGATGAGATTGTTGGAATTGAAAAATAAAGAGATTGAGATAGCGTTACAAAAAAGTCAGATAGCGAGTATGAAAGAGCAGTTATCACCACACTTCTTGTTTAATAATATGAACGTGCTGATTAGCACTATTCAGGAAGACCCTGTGAAGGCGGAACAATTCGCCCGATCGTTCTCCAAGATATATCGCTATGTGTTAGAGAAGCTTGATTATACGTCGTGTGCGCTATCTGATGAGCTGAAGTTTATAGCGGATTATGTATATTTATTGAATGTGAGATACGACGATGCTATTGATTTTAGCATTGATGATAAGGTATTTAAATATGGTGATGTAGAAGTACCAACATTGAGTTTGCAGATATTAATAGAGAATGTGGTGAAGCATAATACTATTCCTTCAGAAGGGAAGATTCGTGTAGAATTGAGAATAGGAGAGAACGGATTGGTGTTGTGTAATGAGAAATGTGCAAAACCAAAGCAAGTAGATTCGACTGGATTAGGATTACAGAATTTGTCTAAGCGAAGCATGTTGTTGTTTAAACAAGATATCGTGATAAAAGATTTAGAAGATAGTTTTAGTGTTAGAATACCTCTGGTTAGAAAAGATAGCTGA